The DNA segment tacaatatatatatatatatatatatatatataacgtgTGTATTTGTATGATGGAAACGTATTTTCTTAGAGCTCGCTCTCGTATGCCAACCAAATTCATTAATTCGTGTAGTTGATTCAgccaatatatatttttgagagCTCGCTATTAGTAGAGCCGATCAAATTCATTAATTCGTGTAGTTGATTCAGCCGATACGATCCGGTTGTATGTGTTTTGGATTTCTACAAAATAAATCATCTATATTCGCAAAGATGGAAGACTTTGAAAAGTCAAGATGTCTTAAGTCTTTGTATATTATGGTAAGTTAAAGGTTGGTCTTTAATTAATGggaagataataataataaaaaaggtTATAAATAGGTATAAACTAAAAATGGAAGGAAATACTCCTTACGTTTCATTGAAATagattttttagtaaaaaaatattatttcacaaaaatgtaatttttatattttctatgaaaaaattgtaaatattttaaaaattaattaaaatattatttgttaaaagttattgaaaattaataattacagaaaataatatatttatatttgtttaatctgtttttttaatatgtgtgaaaatactaaaaaaattatttttgtggaacggagggagtatatgtttaaatttaatttttccttaactttagtttttgggaattaagatgttcaaattttaaatttatgcgTGTTTTCGGATGTAACTACTTTTATTAATTAAGGAAAAATCTTAATAATTGTTAATGGAATAggatatctatactatactaaaagggggatataagccatggagagggtgtccacataggatagaaaaatcaaccaatcagagaacccgaaattgccatatcatctcatttatttttcgtaaaaaataaaaaaaaacaatgcgaagatGAGAATCGAACCCAGGttggtatgatatatatataggacagttaccactaagccattgacactttcttggacacatataaagaaccactaagtatataatcacaaacttttatgtacatttacaataatatgaattcaactttcaagactccgatactttgttttgtaaaaaaaaaaaagtaagtggctaagttaatatattcttagaaagtgtgaaaacgttgacaaatatgaaaaagcatagatttttgttttcgtgacaaagttaagaattttgtaaaagtaagtttaacatataaattttcgtgacaaatatgaaaaagcatagatttttgtaaaattttgacaaaacaactcaaaacatacttctctaatgtcttaataaaatattatttaagggtgtaataattaaatatattaattcaataaattttgtaatttatagacaaaacaataacacaacaaattttgaaacatttgtttaacctatcgattttttttcatgagaatccaactaaacaagataaaacaaaaattagatttacaaatatttaattaccattttattcaattttgattaatttcaaattgtcataatgtatctttttgaagttacaaatatgaaaaagcatagatttttgtacaatttgacaaaacaactcaaaacatatttttctaatgtcttaataaaatattatttaaggatgcaataattaaatatattaattcaataaattttataatttatagacaaaacaataccacaacaaattttgaaacatttgtttaaccaatcgatttttttttcatgagaatccaactaaacaattagatttacaaatatttaattaccattttattcaattttgattcatttcaaattgtaataatgtatctttttgaagttacaaaaaaataatgttctttctttattacactagcattgtatatagattctatatacacaaaataaatataatataacaacataagcttgctttccccgattcatatgaaaactttttaagttatccaccaaagcaaattaattaaatcaatgaaattgttaaaatacagcaaattaatatataattttattttaaattaaattatttaaaaagtgtattttcgttaaaacaaaataataaataagtaaaactgatttgatggtaatttttatgatatatatacatatatatatatatatatatatatatatatatatatatatatatatatatatatatatatatatatatatatatatatatatatatatatatcaattctgtgaaagaaatagaagcttaatatggaaaaaaaacttaaatacaaaaacctctaaaaattaacaaaaaaaactaataaattaaactatgatatcacttaaaagcttcttagaccatattaataaaatatttaagcgataattagacaaatttgatttttttccagcaaaaaatttattattaattagcatcagttatttcaagatgtttaagaaatggtggacaaaaaaataagatggacattaatgatatatgaactatgaatagtactttgtgaagcagacttagataacatatctgcacatccatttccagtcctttttgatgcttaaattcaatttcttcagagtagttattccacaaatagatcgtatgagatattgttttgatatgtagatttgtttttttaatgttaagaagattgataactgtaaaaatgtctctttcgaatatgatatgtctataactgagtccccaacatgagacaagtttgtttaaaaagtaaataattttatttttcttatattatataatcaatatatattatttactgataataaaaatatagttattcatctatcataaatatctatgcaaatatgtgaatcaagtacaacaatcaaacaacataatgatttccacaaagaaaatttaaaaaatatatttatgttatgaagtcatattttatattctttaaataatgtaatgcaatattatacattattttttagaattgagaaatacatatatcagttagacaaattaagcgataattagacaaatttgatttttattttgtgagtaaaaagtttattattaattagcattacttatttcaagatgtttaagaaatgatggacaaaaaaataggatggacataaatgatatatgaactataaatagttttttgtaaagctgacttagataacacatatgtacatccatttccagtcctttttgatgcataaattcaatttcttcagagcagttattccacaaagagatcgtatgagatattgttttgatattcagatttgtttcttgattgttaagaagattgataagtgtaaaaatgtttcattcgaatatgatatgtctataaccgagtccccaacatgagacaagtttgttaaaaagtaaataattccatttttcttatattatataataaatatatatatattatttactgataataaaaatatagttattcatctatcacaaatatctatgcaaatatgtgaattaagtacaacaatcaaacaacataatgattttcacaaagaaaatataaaaaatatatttatattatgtggtcttattttatattctttaaataatataatacaatattatacattattttttataattgagaaatacatataatatcttatccgcgcgtagcgcggttaaaaaatctagtgaACATAATAAGTTAAAGACTTAAGACTTAAGGAGTCGCAttatttaaaaggaaaaaataataaatttaggGGGAGAGAAGAAAGCTTAAATAGACGCATTGAGCACATCTGTACCTCACCAAAagtcaagagagagagagagcagtcGCAATTATCGAATTCGATTCCGAAACAATCCATGGCTGAAATTGCGAAGGAAGTGAACGGTGGCGATGCTAGGGATCTCCACTCGCTTCTCTCTTCTCCGGCGAGAGATTTCCTCATTCGTAACAACGGCGAACAGGTAATAAacattctttctcttttctctcaATTGATTTCAACTTGTGTTGATTCTCTAGATTATGCTTGGCGAAGTATTGTGTTCTTAGATGATTTATGATTAGATGGGCTTCGTCTCCTTGTTAACGTTTCTCTTCAGTCTAGTTCACATTGCTGCTTTTGTGTGTTCTCTGGAGTGAATTGCAATTAGAGTTTTGAGTTTTATGAATTTGATGATGTTTGGCAGGTGAAAATTGAGAGCTTGAAAGGGAAGAAGATTGGATTGTACTTCTCAGCTGCGTGGTGCGGACCATGTCAGCGTTTCACTCCCCAGCTGGTTGACATATACAACGAACTCTCTTCCAATGTTGGTTTCGAGGTTGTCTTTGTCTCAGGGGATGAGGATGAAGACTCCTTTAAAGACTACTTCTCCAAGATGCCGTGGCTCGCTGTCCCTTTCACCGATTCCGAAACCCGTGACCGCTTGGATGAGGTTTTTAAGGTGAGGGGGATTCCCAACCTGGTGATGATTGATGATGAGGGTAAACTTGTGAATGAGAATGGTGTCGGTGTCATTCGAAGCTATGGAGCTGATGCTTATCCTTTCACTCCCGAGAAGATGAAGGAGATCaaagaggaagaggagagagCGAGGAGAGAGCAGACTTTGAGGTCTGTCTTGGTGACTCCTTCTCGGGACTTTGTCATTACTCGAGATGGAAACAAGGTACCTGTATCCCAACTCGAAGGGAAAACCATCGGTCTTCTCTTCTCGGTGGCATCTTACAGGCAATGTAAGGAGTTTACTTCCAAGCTTGAAGAGGTCTATAAGAAGCTGAAGGAGAATAACGAGGATTTTGAGATTGTGCTCATATctcttgaagatgatgaggaggcTTTTAAGCAGGACTTTGAGACCAACCCATGGCTGGCGTTGCCGTTCAATGACAAGAGCTCGTCGAAGTTGACTAGGCACTTCATGCTGTCAACGTTACCGACCTTGGTCATTCTCGGACCCGATGGAAAGACCCGCCACTCGAATGTTGCTGAAGCTATTGATGACTATGGAGTTGTTGCATATCCTTTCACTCCGGAGAAGTTTGAAGAACTCAAGGCGATAGAGAAGGCAAAGCTAGAGGCTCAAACGCTCGAGTCTCTTCTTGTCTCGGGTGATCTCAACTACGTTCTCGGAAAAGATGGGGCTAAGGTAAAAAAAGCTTTATTTACCCTTTTAAGCTTCTAATCACTTTGATGTTGATATGAACTTGGCTTCCTTCGTCAGGTGCTTGTGTCTGAGCTGGTGGGGAAGAACATTCTTTTGTACTTCTCAGCTCACTGGTGTCCTCCATGTCGCGGTTTCACACCAAAGCTTGTTGAAGTTTACAAGCAGATAAAGGAGAAGGATGAAGCGTTTGAGCTCATCTTCATCTCCAGTGACCGGGACCAGGAATCATTCGATGAGTACTACTCGCAGATGCCGTGGCTAGCTCTTCCATTTGGTGATCCTAGGAAAACGTCTTTGGCACGAACCTTTAAGGTCGGTGGCATCCCCATGCTAGCGGCTCTCGGACCAACTGGGAAAACCGTTACTAAAGAAGCAAGGGACCTCGTGGGAGCCCATGGAGCTGATGCTTACCCATTTACCGAGGAACGTGTGAAGGAGATTGAAGCCAAGTACAATGAGATGGCAAAAGAGTGGCCTGAGAAGGTGAAACATGTTCTTCATGAAGAACACGAGCTAGAGCTGACTCGCGTTCCGGTTTACATATGTGATAAGTGTGATGAAGAAGGGCAAATCTGGTCTTACCATTGTGACGAGTGCGACTTCGATCTTCATGCCAAGTGTGCTTTGAAAGAGGATGCCAACATAAACGGCGATGATGCTGTGAAAGAAGGTGGTGGCGAGTCCCAGGATGGTTGGGTTTGTGACGGAAACGTGTGCACTAAGTCCTAATATATTGGTTCAGGCCCAGTTATATGTATGCTGAGCTCATTTTCTTTCTCTTGTATAACAAAATAAGAATGAGAAAGTGTGGTGTCAAAACTGAGCACAAATACTCGTTATGTCTTACATCCATTGACGTCCCTTGCTTGTTATAGTTTTGAAATATTCGTCTTTATCAAATAATAGAGTTGTGATAGTTTTTGAAGTACACGATAAATATCAAGTATGAAAAACTTACagtcatttttctttttctttttgtgtgttGTCTACTAAAGATCAATAAAGCAAAACATGAGAGTTAACTAATGAATTCTAATATTTGGCAAAAACAtcgtaaaaagaaaaatagttattttGGAAGTCCAAACCTATagaaaacatttttgtttttgtggaaAGTAAACAAAACTCTCAATTGGGgaagtttatattttttctatttcttatttataataGACCAAAACATTTTGCTTAGATTAACTCTCAtgttaaacaaaataatttcgcatatccaaatttaataaaatattatattattatttaataaataatttttaaatgctcaaaaaatatttataagtaattcACAAATTCGCAAGTAGCAAAATTAGATAAGCAACTTGTAAACAATTCATTTTTGAATAGGTCATCACAATGAGAAGTAACAAACCAAacacatatatacatttttattagggTTAACGACATATTTTCACAACATAACTATCATATAGTAACAAATGTACACCATTTTTCATCCTCGTCTTAATTACACATATAAGTATCTAAACTTCTTACCCCCTAATCCAAAAGATCAAAATCCAAATCCACCCAATGTTTAAAGTTCAAACTAAAATAGACACGGAGCGGTTTAAAGTTAGTTTGCTATTCTTTGTTTTAAAACTTAACCAATGACTAACCTGATTAAACCTAAACGAACCGATTAGAAAATTTAAACCAAGTTGGTTTATTATTCTCTCTCatgtattaaattttataccaaTTTTTGAATTATGACAGAAATACAGTGACAATACTAAGAAAAcagaaaagtaaaaacaaacctACAACAATGATAATCAAAGAACGGCCACAGCAACAACCAATAACTCAGCCTTAGAAGAAGAGACATCAAAAAACCAATCGACCACCGAGTCATAATCTCAGATGCTCTTAATGAGGCAAAACGTATTCTGACATACTCTTACGAATTCTGGCATACTCCTCATTTAtctcatatttttcaaaaacatgATCAATATCTAAATTACCCTTTTCAGCTAAACCAATCAAAATCATTCTCTCTCCTACTATATCTTCTTCCTTTCTCTCTCCACTGTAGATGTCAAACTCATATTTTATTCAAACTCCATTCAATTTGACATTCATCTTCTCCATTAATTCATTCATGAAGAATTAGaaactttaattttaaattcatGTTCATAATTAACTAATTGAAAACAATGGGTCTAGATCTATTTGGATAATCAAAAACACtggtataattataaaaaattgtatcagattattattttgatttaaaaactaaaaaacgtAGTAAAACTTGGTATGAACAAAATGGTATAACtatgtataattatatataactataacCGTAAAACTTGGTAAAACTATGTTGTACAACTATGTGAAACTGTGTAACTAGATAAAATGGTACTAACTAAACTGTATAACTTGATATAACTATATTGGTAAAACTATATAACTTGGTAAAATTTTATGGTTAAACCGTGCAAGTTCATCTAAATTGATGttcatcattttgatttttacgtGAGACGACGAGTTCTTTCAAAAACATACACTTtgattattaaaaatactattatAAATCCGGAGATGGTCATGAATGGATTCCAGAAGAAGGTAGTTTGTATGCTATTGGACAGGATATAAAGAAAGATGACCATAAATCCATGTACAAAGAGGTAAAATTTGAGTTATATTTCATTGGTAGTAAAACCTATGAAGCCATTAAAAAAGCATAACGACATCTTAAGGTGACTGAGCCAGTGGAAGATGTTGTTATTAAAGATAGAGACAATGTAGGTATTGATTTGGATACCGTGGAGACATGTGAAAGATTTAGTTGATTAAACATCACACCATAACTGttttgaatttattattttgaactcTAAGCTTTGAATATTAAGAATTTTGATGTATTTCGATTAAAGTATACATAAAATGCATACTTGCTTTTGAAAAAGTTTAAATTCAGGAACCATAAGGAAATGCACACCACGATTAGTTGCATCTATTATTCAAGATGATTCTTCAACACGatgaaaaaactaaataaaacttagtaaaactgataaaatacaaaatattgaagatACAAAATTCTAAACTTGTTTGGTTGTTTACAAGCATTATGTTTATTATTTGCTAGTATTTTCtgatttaaattcaaaataattatagtCAAAATTTTCATCACATAGTTGTGTACTATTTATAAGAGAGGAAATACAATGTTCTTTTATGCTTTTTTCTTAGTATTTACCTTGTGACATTACAAAACTTGTATACGCCAcgaaattaattatattacaataTGATTTGATGGGAAATGATTGTAAAAGACTAAATATAAATGGTATAACTATAATATAAATCTTTTGAGTacagtaaaactaaaaaaaatgcaaaaaatagaaaagtaaaACTTTGAAGCTTTTTGTAAAACTATAAACTTGGTAAAACTTCGACCCCAAAAATGCTGTAAAAAATGTTTCCGTCCAAATTTTAGAATTTTCcctcccaattttttttttccagaccTCAAAAACGAAGTTGGTAACTATAATTGCTTTAACTTTTAGGGTTTCTCATTTTTACTATCTTCTCAATCCTCTCAATCCATTTTCTCTCATCCCATTTCTCATTTTCATCTTTCTTCACCTAATCTGCAATTTTCAGgtttttttctagaaaatagtgGTCAATCAAGAGTCAAAACTCTGAAGCTACCTATTAAGTGTTGATGCAGCAACGAGGGTATCATCGAGAAGTTCTCCAAATCTGATCCAAATCCTTATTTCCAATACTATTTGATGTCTCCGTGTGGTTTCTCAATGCGGACTAAGGACCcaataatgaataaaaatattgatagtTGTATGTTGTCTTATTCCTACTGTCATGGTATTTCTGAGATTTTGGTTATACAGTTAATCATAACTTCTATCAAATTAGTTCAGtgacgagttttttttttaattttcgaaATTTgacaaatgaaaaacaaaaattctgACAAAGTTTACTGAATTGTACAAAAGGAAAAAATTACTAAGTTATACATGTTGGATTAAGCTTGAAGATTGCTTGAGATCCAAGCTTATCCTAATCCTACCGAGTTATGGAAATAGGAATTATATTTAGAAGTTATCTAAACTATATTACCTATTAGGATTAGGAGAAATAATATCTCTATATAAGGAGATGCAAACATGTTGCATAACTTAAGGATTTTAGAGATTGATTGTGTGCTTGAGTTTTGAGTTAGTTTCTCAAGTTAATAAAGAGAGTTATTCTTTATTGTGATTCATATTCGATCTTTGAAgttctatatttggtatcagagccttccATAAGAGATGGAAGATATCGTTGCTGCAATAGACAAACCGAAGGAAGGAGGTACGTCTTCAATACGATGCCCAATGCTCACATCAACAAACTATACGGTATGGGCAATGCGTATGAAGGCCGCTCTCAAGGTTCATAAGGCATGGGATGCAATTGAAGGAGACTTAACCGAAGGAGACAAGAATGATATGGCTGTCGTGCTTCTGTTTCAATCAATACCAGATGTTCTCATCCTACAAGTCGGCGAGCTTAATACGGCAAAGAAATTTTGGGAGGCCATTAAAGCAAGGCATGTAGGAGCAGAAAGGGTTAGGGAAGCAAGACTGCAAACGTTAATGAGTGAATTCGATAGGCTGAAGATGAAAGAGGATGAAACCATTGATGATTTTGGAGGAAAATTGTCTGAGATCACGTCAAAATCTGCGGCACTTGGAGCAACCATCGATGAGCCAAAGCTTGTGAAGAAGTTTTTGACGAGCCTACCTCGaagaaaatatattcatattgtGGCATCTTTGGAGCAAGTCTTAGACCTAAATCAGACAAGCTTCGAGGATATCATAGGACGGCTTAAAGCTTATGAGGAACGCGTCgcagatgaggaagaagaacctCAAGGTGATCAAAACAAGCTGATGTATGCGAATTCTG comes from the Brassica rapa cultivar Chiifu-401-42 chromosome A01, CAAS_Brap_v3.01, whole genome shotgun sequence genome and includes:
- the LOC103829793 gene encoding probable nucleoredoxin 1, translated to MAEIAKEVNGGDARDLHSLLSSPARDFLIRNNGEQVKIESLKGKKIGLYFSAAWCGPCQRFTPQLVDIYNELSSNVGFEVVFVSGDEDEDSFKDYFSKMPWLAVPFTDSETRDRLDEVFKVRGIPNLVMIDDEGKLVNENGVGVIRSYGADAYPFTPEKMKEIKEEEERARREQTLRSVLVTPSRDFVITRDGNKVPVSQLEGKTIGLLFSVASYRQCKEFTSKLEEVYKKLKENNEDFEIVLISLEDDEEAFKQDFETNPWLALPFNDKSSSKLTRHFMLSTLPTLVILGPDGKTRHSNVAEAIDDYGVVAYPFTPEKFEELKAIEKAKLEAQTLESLLVSGDLNYVLGKDGAKVLVSELVGKNILLYFSAHWCPPCRGFTPKLVEVYKQIKEKDEAFELIFISSDRDQESFDEYYSQMPWLALPFGDPRKTSLARTFKVGGIPMLAALGPTGKTVTKEARDLVGAHGADAYPFTEERVKEIEAKYNEMAKEWPEKVKHVLHEEHELELTRVPVYICDKCDEEGQIWSYHCDECDFDLHAKCALKEDANINGDDAVKEGGGESQDGWVCDGNVCTKS